The following coding sequences lie in one Allochromatium vinosum DSM 180 genomic window:
- the hfq gene encoding RNA chaperone Hfq yields MSKGQSLQDPFLNALRKERVPVSIFLVNGIKLQGQIESFDQFVVLLKNNVSQMIYKHAISTVVPARNVRLPTSDTDGAEPEAH; encoded by the coding sequence ATGTCCAAGGGACAGAGTCTTCAAGATCCCTTTCTCAACGCTCTACGGAAGGAGCGCGTTCCAGTCTCCATCTTCCTGGTCAACGGCATCAAGCTTCAGGGCCAGATCGAGTCGTTCGACCAGTTCGTGGTGCTGCTCAAGAACAACGTCAGCCAGATGATCTACAAGCACGCCATCTCGACCGTGGTCCCGGCGCGCAACGTCCGGCTGCCGACGAGCGACACCGACGGCGCTGAGCCGGAGGCGCATTGA
- the hflX gene encoding ribosome rescue GTPase HflX, producing MNDTPVAVPSVEARPVAVGPSLVFERPKAGERAVLVDLDIGRGPASEADEREEFVLLAQAAGAEVVGSIGGSRATPDSRLFIGSGKAEELRALVAATESELVIFNHPLSPAQERNLERLLQCRVIDRSGLILDIFAQRARSFEGKLQVELAQLKHLSTRLVRGWTHLERQKGGIGLRGPGETQLETDRRLLATRVAMLERRLQRIEGQRAQGRKARAKAELPVVSLVGYTNAGKSTLFNGLTEAGVLEADQLFATLDPTLRRLDLPSGGHVLLADTVGFVSRLPHELVAAFRSTLEETRGASLLLHVIDAAAANRPRLMADVETVLAEIGSHERPRLEVFNKIDRLEGETARLERDAEGRPVRVWVSARTGEGLDLLRQALIELTGGERLIETFDLDATDGRRRAWLYQHARVIEDRPLDSGGWKLRCEIARVDLERLRARLP from the coding sequence TTGAACGATACACCCGTAGCGGTTCCGTCCGTCGAGGCTCGGCCTGTCGCCGTCGGCCCGTCGCTCGTCTTCGAGCGGCCCAAGGCCGGCGAACGGGCGGTGCTGGTCGATCTCGACATCGGGCGCGGACCGGCGAGCGAGGCCGACGAGCGCGAGGAATTCGTGCTGCTCGCTCAGGCCGCCGGCGCCGAGGTGGTGGGGAGCATCGGCGGCTCGCGCGCCACGCCCGACTCGCGCCTGTTCATCGGCTCGGGTAAGGCCGAGGAACTCAGGGCGCTGGTGGCGGCGACCGAGTCCGAGCTGGTCATCTTCAATCATCCGCTCAGCCCGGCTCAGGAGCGCAACCTGGAACGTCTGCTGCAATGCCGGGTGATCGACCGTTCCGGGTTGATCCTCGACATCTTCGCCCAGCGCGCGCGCTCCTTCGAGGGCAAGCTCCAGGTCGAACTGGCCCAGCTCAAGCATCTCTCGACCCGGCTGGTGCGCGGCTGGACTCACCTGGAACGCCAGAAGGGCGGCATCGGTCTGCGCGGTCCGGGCGAGACGCAGCTGGAAACCGACCGCCGTCTGCTGGCCACGCGCGTGGCCATGCTGGAGCGCCGGCTCCAGCGCATCGAGGGCCAGCGCGCCCAGGGGCGCAAGGCGCGCGCCAAGGCCGAGTTGCCGGTGGTCTCGCTGGTCGGCTATACCAATGCCGGCAAGTCGACCCTATTCAATGGGCTGACGGAAGCGGGCGTGCTGGAAGCCGATCAACTGTTCGCGACCCTGGATCCGACCCTGCGGCGGCTGGATCTGCCCAGCGGCGGTCATGTCCTGCTGGCCGACACCGTGGGTTTTGTCAGCCGGTTGCCGCACGAGCTGGTTGCCGCTTTCCGCTCGACGCTGGAGGAGACGCGCGGCGCCAGCCTGCTGCTGCACGTGATCGACGCGGCGGCGGCCAATCGACCGCGCCTGATGGCCGATGTCGAGACCGTGCTCGCCGAGATCGGCAGCCATGAGCGGCCTCGGCTGGAGGTCTTCAACAAGATCGACCGGCTGGAGGGCGAGACGGCCCGTCTGGAGCGCGACGCCGAGGGACGCCCGGTACGGGTCTGGGTCTCGGCGCGCACGGGCGAGGGACTGGATCTGCTGCGTCAGGCGCTGATCGAACTGACCGGCGGTGAACGACTGATCGAGACCTTCGATCTGGACGCCACCGATGGCCGTCGACGCGCCTGGCTCTACCAGCACGCGCGTGTGATCGAGGATCGCCCGCTCGACTCGGGCGGCTGGAAACTGCGCTGCGAGATCGCGCGCGTGGATCTGGAGCGTCTGCGGGCGCGTTTGCCGTGA
- the hflK gene encoding FtsH protease activity modulator HflK — MAWNEPGGGPKDPWSGKGGGEQGPPDLDEVVRKLQERLGGLFGGQQPPGGGGASGGHPGGGGRLSTKVVGAIIGVLIVIWLATGIYIVEPAERGVVMRFGRYVDTTGPGPHWHIPLPIESVVKVNVDEISTLTHRAAMLTQDENIVELELTVQSRIQDAADYLFQDQDPERTLNDATVTVARVVIGQSKLDFVMTEGRGAVAVTIKERIQKLMDRYKTGLIVTSVNMQPAKPPEQVKAAFDDAIKAREDKERLENQAEAYSNEVLPSARGNAARILADAKAYRDRVIASSEGEAARFSAVLAEYSKAPEVTRQRLYLETMEEVLSKNGKVVLDVTDGANSLMYLPIDQLMKQTQTQTPSEPPAQPAVNGSPARPERVEAPLRAVDRERRVR, encoded by the coding sequence ATGGCCTGGAATGAACCAGGTGGCGGTCCAAAAGACCCCTGGAGCGGCAAGGGCGGCGGTGAGCAAGGCCCGCCGGATCTCGACGAAGTGGTGCGCAAGCTCCAGGAGCGGCTCGGCGGTCTGTTCGGCGGCCAGCAGCCGCCCGGCGGCGGCGGGGCGTCCGGCGGACATCCGGGTGGCGGCGGTCGGCTCAGCACCAAGGTCGTCGGTGCCATCATCGGTGTCCTGATCGTCATCTGGCTGGCGACCGGCATCTATATCGTCGAGCCGGCCGAGCGCGGCGTGGTGATGCGCTTCGGGCGCTATGTCGATACCACGGGGCCGGGGCCGCACTGGCATATCCCGCTACCGATCGAGTCCGTGGTCAAGGTCAATGTCGACGAGATCTCGACCCTGACCCATCGCGCCGCCATGCTCACCCAGGACGAGAACATCGTCGAACTCGAGCTGACGGTCCAGTCGCGCATCCAGGATGCAGCCGACTATCTGTTCCAGGACCAGGATCCCGAGCGCACGCTCAACGACGCCACCGTCACGGTCGCGCGCGTGGTCATCGGTCAGAGCAAGCTCGATTTCGTCATGACCGAAGGCCGTGGCGCCGTGGCCGTCACCATCAAGGAGCGCATCCAGAAACTGATGGATCGCTACAAGACCGGCCTGATCGTCACCTCGGTCAACATGCAGCCGGCCAAGCCGCCCGAGCAGGTCAAGGCCGCCTTCGACGACGCCATCAAGGCGCGCGAGGACAAAGAGCGCCTGGAGAACCAGGCCGAGGCCTACTCCAACGAGGTGCTGCCCAGCGCCCGAGGCAATGCCGCCCGCATCCTCGCCGACGCCAAGGCGTATCGCGATCGCGTGATCGCCTCCTCCGAGGGTGAGGCCGCGCGCTTCTCGGCCGTGCTCGCCGAGTACAGCAAGGCGCCCGAAGTCACCCGTCAGCGTCTCTATCTGGAGACCATGGAAGAGGTGCTCAGCAAGAACGGCAAGGTGGTGCTCGACGTGACCGATGGCGCCAACAGTCTCATGTATCTCCCCATCGACCAGCTCATGAAGCAGACGCAGACTCAGACTCCATCCGAGCCGCCGGCTCAGCCGGCCGTCAATGGGTCGCCGGCACGGCCTGAACGGGTCGAGGCGCCGCTGCGGGCAGTCGATCGTGAGCGGAGGGTTCGCTGA
- the hflC gene encoding protease modulator HflC: MRQSNLIKTWLPVGLAAVVIFFSSFTFVVREYEVALKLRLGEIVSDTYAPGLHFKIPIINQIRKFDRRLQTLDSQPERFLTIEKKDVIVDSYAKWRIARPAQFLRSTGGNNARTSRLLSERINTSLRDEFGKRTIQEVVSDDRLALMEALTKDVNANAADLGVEVVDVRVKKIDLPPEVSESVYQRMRAERERVARDLRAKGAEAAERIRADADRQRTVIIAEAYKESEEIRGEGDAKSAEIYASAFTANPEFYAFYRSLAAYRESFGQGGSVMVLEPDSDFFRFFRESSGQP; this comes from the coding sequence ATGCGCCAGTCCAATCTGATCAAGACCTGGCTGCCGGTCGGTCTGGCGGCGGTCGTGATCTTCTTCTCCAGCTTCACCTTCGTGGTGCGCGAGTACGAAGTCGCGCTCAAGCTGCGTCTGGGTGAGATCGTCTCCGATACCTATGCGCCTGGGCTGCACTTCAAGATCCCGATCATCAACCAGATCCGCAAGTTCGACCGGCGTTTGCAGACGCTCGATTCGCAGCCCGAGCGGTTCCTGACGATCGAGAAGAAAGACGTGATCGTCGATTCCTACGCCAAGTGGCGCATCGCACGTCCGGCGCAGTTCCTGCGCTCGACCGGCGGCAACAACGCGCGCACCAGCCGGCTGCTATCCGAGCGCATCAACACCAGTCTGCGCGACGAATTCGGCAAGCGCACCATCCAGGAAGTCGTTTCGGACGACCGGCTGGCGCTGATGGAGGCGCTGACCAAGGACGTCAACGCCAACGCGGCCGATCTGGGTGTCGAGGTCGTCGACGTGCGGGTCAAGAAGATCGACCTGCCGCCCGAGGTCAGCGAGTCGGTCTACCAGCGGATGCGCGCCGAGCGTGAGCGCGTGGCCCGCGATCTGCGCGCCAAGGGTGCCGAGGCGGCCGAGCGTATCCGCGCCGATGCCGACCGTCAGCGCACCGTCATCATCGCCGAGGCCTACAAAGAGTCCGAGGAGATCCGGGGTGAAGGCGACGCCAAGTCGGCTGAGATCTATGCCAGCGCGTTTACCGCGAACCCCGAGTTCTACGCCTTCTATCGCAGTCTCGCCGCCTATCGCGAGAGTTTCGGTCAGGGCGGCAGCGTGATGGTGCTGGAACCGGACTCGGACTTTTTCCGCTTCTTCCGCGAGTCGAGCGGACAGCCCTGA
- a CDS encoding DUF2065 domain-containing protein, producing the protein MHDILVALSLVFIIEGIWPFLSPISFRRLLAMVALESERSLRLAGLVSMISGLGLLYLVN; encoded by the coding sequence GTGCATGACATCCTGGTCGCCCTCTCGCTCGTGTTCATCATCGAGGGGATCTGGCCCTTCCTCAGCCCGATCAGCTTCCGGCGTCTGCTGGCGATGGTCGCGCTCGAAAGCGAACGCTCGCTGCGCCTGGCTGGACTCGTCAGCATGATCTCGGGTCTCGGACTGTTGTATCTGGTCAACTGA
- a CDS encoding ATP phosphoribosyltransferase regulatory subunit: MNEERWLLPAGIEEVLPPQARIVEGLRRELLDLYASWGYELVIPPFIDYLDSLLTGTGQDLDLQTFKLTDQLTGRLLGVRADMTPQVARMDAHHLRREAPTRLCYLGTVLHTRPDGFAGTRSPLQLGAEIYGHAGIESDTEILRLVLLTLRTAGIAETYLDLGHVGIYRGLARQAGLDAAQEHALFDALQRKAIPEIESLIGDFGLTGAPAGMLVALAELNGSDALERAAQVLAAADRPVREALDYLRRLAEELNHWLPEVSIHYDLAELRGYRYKTGVVFAAFVPGWGLEVARGGRYDDIGRVFGRARPAVGFSADLKGLLQHGRGLDERYRRPGAVLAPWSNDPALRETVETLRASGRCVIQALPGLDPDLRELGCDERLEYHDGRWHVRPLP; the protein is encoded by the coding sequence ATGAACGAGGAACGCTGGCTGCTGCCCGCCGGCATCGAGGAAGTTCTGCCGCCCCAGGCCCGGATCGTCGAGGGTCTGCGCCGCGAGCTGCTGGATCTCTACGCGAGCTGGGGCTATGAGCTGGTTATTCCGCCCTTCATCGATTATCTCGATTCGCTCCTGACCGGGACCGGGCAGGATCTGGATCTCCAGACCTTCAAGCTCACCGATCAGCTCACCGGGCGTCTGCTGGGCGTGCGCGCCGACATGACGCCCCAGGTGGCGCGCATGGATGCCCATCATCTGCGCCGCGAGGCGCCGACCCGGCTGTGCTATCTCGGGACCGTGCTCCACACGCGCCCGGACGGCTTCGCCGGCACCCGCAGTCCGCTCCAGCTCGGCGCCGAGATCTATGGTCACGCCGGCATCGAGAGCGATACCGAGATCCTGCGGCTGGTGCTCTTGACGCTGCGCACGGCCGGGATCGCCGAGACCTATCTGGATCTGGGGCATGTCGGGATCTATCGCGGACTGGCGCGTCAGGCCGGACTCGATGCGGCGCAGGAACATGCGCTGTTCGACGCGCTCCAGCGCAAGGCCATCCCCGAGATCGAGTCGCTGATCGGCGACTTCGGGCTGACCGGCGCGCCGGCCGGGATGCTGGTGGCCCTGGCCGAACTCAACGGCAGCGATGCACTCGAGCGGGCGGCTCAGGTACTGGCGGCGGCGGATCGTCCGGTGCGTGAGGCGCTCGACTATCTGCGCCGGCTGGCCGAGGAACTCAATCACTGGCTGCCTGAGGTCTCGATCCATTACGATCTGGCCGAACTGCGCGGCTATCGTTACAAGACCGGCGTGGTCTTCGCCGCCTTCGTGCCGGGCTGGGGTCTGGAAGTCGCGCGCGGCGGGCGCTATGACGACATCGGGCGCGTCTTCGGTCGGGCGCGTCCGGCGGTCGGTTTCAGCGCCGATCTCAAGGGGCTGCTTCAGCATGGCCGGGGACTGGATGAGCGCTATCGCCGGCCCGGAGCCGTCCTGGCGCCCTGGTCGAACGATCCGGCTTTGCGCGAGACCGTCGAGACTCTGCGTGCCTCCGGACGGTGTGTGATCCAGGCGTTACCGGGACTCGACCCGGATCTGCGCGAGCTCGGCTGCGATGAGCGCCTGGAGTATCACGACGGGCGCTGGCATGTGCGCCCGTTGCCGTAG
- a CDS encoding adenylosuccinate synthase has translation MGNNVVVIGTQWGDEGKGKVVDLLTDRAAAVVRFQGGHNAGHTLVIDGEKTVLHLVPSGILRDNVKCLIGNGVVLSPSALFDELDMLERAGVPATERLGISAACPLILPYHIALDQARERKRGAKAIGTTGRGIGPAYEDKTSRRGIRLGELLDAKHFEERLREVMEYHNFALVNYYETEAVDVQAVLDEALVQAERLRPLVVDVPGLLHSLRAQGHDVLFEGAQGALLDIDHGTYPYVTSSTTTAGGAASGSGVGPRDLDYVLGIVKAYTTRVGAGPFPTELHDDVGEYLGTRGNEFGATTGRKRRCGWLDMVALKRSFAINSVTGICITKLDVLDGLETIKICTSYHLDGQDVDAPPVGADSFERCQPRYIECPGWNESTAGVSSLEALPANARRYLETIEQLSGLPIDLISTGPDRMETLIRRHPFDV, from the coding sequence ATGGGCAATAACGTCGTTGTGATTGGCACCCAATGGGGTGATGAGGGCAAGGGTAAGGTCGTCGACCTGCTGACCGACCGTGCGGCGGCCGTGGTTCGCTTCCAGGGCGGTCACAATGCCGGCCATACCCTGGTCATCGACGGCGAAAAGACCGTGCTGCATCTGGTGCCCTCGGGCATTCTGCGCGACAACGTAAAGTGTCTGATCGGCAATGGCGTGGTGCTCTCGCCGTCGGCCCTGTTCGATGAACTCGACATGCTGGAGCGCGCCGGCGTGCCCGCGACCGAGCGTCTGGGCATCAGCGCCGCCTGTCCGCTGATTCTGCCCTATCACATCGCGCTCGATCAGGCGCGTGAACGCAAGCGCGGCGCCAAGGCGATCGGCACCACCGGACGCGGCATCGGTCCGGCCTACGAGGACAAGACCTCGCGGCGCGGCATCCGTCTGGGCGAACTGCTCGACGCCAAGCACTTCGAGGAGCGTTTGCGCGAGGTGATGGAGTATCACAACTTCGCGCTCGTCAACTACTACGAGACCGAGGCGGTGGACGTCCAGGCCGTGCTCGACGAGGCGCTGGTTCAGGCCGAGCGTCTGCGTCCGCTGGTGGTCGACGTGCCCGGTCTGCTGCACAGTCTGCGCGCCCAGGGCCATGACGTGCTGTTCGAGGGCGCGCAGGGCGCACTGCTCGACATCGACCACGGCACCTATCCCTATGTCACCTCCTCGACCACCACGGCGGGCGGGGCGGCGAGCGGCAGTGGCGTGGGTCCGCGCGATCTCGACTATGTGCTCGGTATCGTCAAGGCTTATACGACGCGCGTCGGAGCCGGTCCCTTCCCAACCGAACTGCACGATGACGTGGGCGAGTATCTGGGCACGCGGGGCAACGAGTTCGGCGCCACCACCGGGCGCAAGCGCCGTTGCGGCTGGCTCGACATGGTGGCACTCAAGCGCTCGTTCGCCATCAACAGCGTCACCGGCATCTGCATCACCAAGCTCGACGTGCTCGACGGGCTGGAGACGATCAAGATCTGCACCAGCTACCATCTCGACGGTCAGGACGTCGACGCTCCGCCGGTCGGCGCCGATTCTTTCGAGCGCTGCCAGCCGCGCTACATCGAGTGTCCCGGCTGGAACGAATCCACCGCCGGTGTCTCGTCGCTGGAGGCGTTGCCCGCCAACGCGCGCCGCTATCTGGAGACCATCGAGCAACTGAGCGGTCTGCCGATCGACCTCATCTCGACCGGTCCGGATCGGATGGAGACCCTGATCCGGCGTCATCCGTTCGACGTCTGA
- a CDS encoding DUF2868 domain-containing protein, whose amino-acid sequence MDPRHSADDSSRTEGTPVRVADWTAADLIDLEYYLDADERELRERPSSRKTLAERDRAIYLDRVERDLGGTSPHSPEHRRLSLRLWLKARRADEDPALRPLLPGMAFAQAQRLGLWILGLLGFVLGISLTSTLLDYDGHLPISVPWFVFLLVVVQFVLSVGVIWTWLRRSLRQRQAGVDESWLLSHLIQPALEKVAHWLQEQHLARSPQEIRERALSTKGLVRAHFSVYGPLSILSLLIPLQVFGVAFNLGAILTTIVLEWFTDIAFGWGTSLAAHPQTIYDLVRLIAAPWSWLFGEGAGYPTLEQIEGSRVYLEQWAVIGTGFKPNPEHLRSWRWFLVLAVITYGLLPRLLLLIGSILAQRLTLKRLTFTHGRLQALYARMLTPRLDTHTGETGQGPEMHIPAEIPPGKPRTGLVGPLKTEGPPVSRRPWRDEHPNRAETVSTEARSDGIAPVAKPIPAPSVAEAPVPDDATAACEPRQEPKRAAEPESETHGATPEQAPESRPDTQPQSETESASELKQAPESALQPTPPPELEPEPESRAEAEPEPVIESESVSEPESASRPETPVEPQSLPEPEPEPEPEPEPEPEPEPEPEPEPEPEPEPEPEPEPEPEPEPEPEPEPEPEPEPEPEPPVQAPVVPRAGATEYSPDACLLLIHVDVDDVLEPEDRPRLEQLLLDLSGWRVGAQATFGAGSQMTARALSMIDEGNWQAPPPRIAVIQDGSQPPITENLVFLRELRAVAGSEAQMLLALVGDPGDDDRLPPLRAFDYRDWQSKIDQMADPYLRLEMLTPPNEDGED is encoded by the coding sequence ATGGATCCACGACACTCAGCAGACGATTCGAGCCGTACCGAGGGCACGCCCGTCAGGGTCGCGGACTGGACAGCCGCCGATCTCATCGACCTGGAGTATTACCTCGACGCCGACGAGCGCGAGCTGCGCGAGCGCCCTTCGTCGCGCAAGACGCTGGCCGAACGCGACCGCGCGATCTATCTGGACCGCGTCGAGCGCGACCTCGGCGGCACATCACCGCATAGCCCCGAGCATCGTCGTCTGAGTCTGCGCCTGTGGCTGAAGGCCCGGCGCGCCGACGAGGATCCCGCGCTCAGACCGTTGTTGCCCGGCATGGCCTTTGCCCAGGCCCAGCGACTGGGACTCTGGATCCTGGGGCTGCTGGGGTTCGTGCTCGGTATCAGTTTGACCTCGACCCTGCTCGACTACGACGGGCATCTGCCCATCAGCGTGCCCTGGTTCGTGTTCCTGCTGGTGGTGGTGCAGTTCGTGCTGTCGGTCGGGGTCATCTGGACCTGGCTGCGTCGCTCGCTGCGGCAGCGTCAGGCCGGCGTCGATGAGTCCTGGCTGCTGAGTCATCTGATCCAGCCGGCGCTGGAGAAGGTCGCGCACTGGCTCCAGGAGCAGCATCTGGCTCGCTCGCCCCAGGAGATCCGCGAGCGCGCGCTGTCGACCAAGGGGCTGGTGCGTGCGCATTTCAGCGTCTACGGGCCGCTCTCGATCCTGTCGCTGCTGATTCCGCTGCAAGTGTTCGGTGTCGCCTTCAATCTGGGGGCCATCCTCACCACCATCGTGCTCGAATGGTTCACCGATATCGCCTTCGGCTGGGGCACTTCGCTGGCGGCTCATCCGCAGACCATCTATGACCTGGTGCGCTTGATCGCGGCGCCCTGGAGCTGGCTGTTCGGCGAGGGCGCCGGTTATCCGACCCTGGAGCAGATCGAGGGGTCGCGGGTCTACCTTGAACAGTGGGCCGTGATCGGGACAGGTTTCAAGCCCAATCCCGAGCATCTTCGTTCCTGGCGCTGGTTCCTGGTACTCGCCGTCATCACCTATGGTCTGCTGCCGCGTCTGCTGCTCTTGATCGGCTCGATCCTGGCGCAGCGGCTCACCCTCAAGCGCCTGACCTTCACGCACGGGCGACTCCAGGCGCTCTATGCGCGGATGCTCACGCCGCGTTTGGACACCCATACCGGCGAAACGGGGCAGGGGCCGGAGATGCACATCCCGGCCGAGATCCCCCCCGGCAAGCCGCGCACCGGACTGGTCGGTCCGCTCAAGACGGAAGGGCCACCCGTCAGTCGCCGTCCCTGGCGTGACGAGCACCCGAATCGCGCTGAGACGGTTTCAACCGAGGCGCGAAGCGACGGGATCGCACCTGTTGCCAAGCCGATACCTGCGCCATCTGTGGCCGAAGCGCCAGTGCCCGATGACGCGACGGCTGCATGTGAACCACGGCAGGAGCCAAAGCGTGCGGCAGAACCCGAGTCTGAGACACATGGTGCAACACCGGAACAGGCGCCCGAGTCCCGGCCCGACACTCAGCCGCAATCCGAAACCGAGTCAGCCTCTGAGCTGAAGCAGGCTCCAGAGTCCGCGTTACAGCCAACTCCGCCGCCAGAATTGGAGCCGGAACCCGAGTCGCGCGCCGAGGCCGAACCGGAGCCTGTGATCGAGTCCGAATCCGTGTCTGAGCCGGAGTCCGCGTCTCGACCCGAGACGCCTGTCGAGCCACAATCCTTGCCAGAGCCAGAGCCAGAGCCAGAGCCAGAGCCAGAGCCAGAGCCAGAGCCAGAGCCAGAGCCAGAGCCAGAGCCAGAGCCAGAGCCAGAGCCAGAGCCAGAGCCAGAGCCAGAGCCAGAGCCAGAGCCAGAGCCAGAGCCAGAGCCAGAGCCAGAGCCAGAGCCAGAGCCAGAGCCGCCCGTTCAGGCTCCAGTCGTCCCGCGCGCGGGCGCAACCGAGTACAGTCCGGACGCCTGTCTGCTGCTGATCCATGTCGACGTCGATGATGTGCTCGAACCCGAGGATCGGCCGCGTCTGGAGCAACTGCTGCTCGACCTCAGCGGCTGGCGCGTAGGCGCCCAAGCGACCTTCGGCGCCGGCAGCCAGATGACGGCGCGCGCGCTGTCCATGATCGATGAGGGCAACTGGCAGGCGCCACCGCCCCGGATCGCCGTGATCCAGGACGGCTCCCAGCCGCCGATCACCGAGAATCTGGTCTTCCTGCGCGAACTGCGTGCCGTTGCCGGCTCCGAGGCCCAGATGCTCCTGGCCCTGGTCGGCGACCCGGGCGACGACGACCGGCTGCCCCCGCTGCGCGCCTTCGACTATCGCGACTGGCAGTCCAAGATCGATCAGATGGCCGATCCCTATCTGCGTCTGGAGATGTTGACCCCGCCCAACGAGGATGGAGAAGACTGA
- a CDS encoding GTPase/DUF3482 domain-containing protein has protein sequence MAAKIPRLAIMGHPNAGKSSVVATLTENDRVAIDKRAGTTTKSDFYPVVIDGRTVIEFIDTPGFQNPNAILEWFQAHDDTPDLAHAFVKAHRDDPLYAHDVALMDPVAEGAGIILVVDGSKRIKEKDRVEIELLRLTARPRMAILNNLSRQDRYMDQWRDALSKAFNSVREFNAHRATYDERIKLLNALKSIDQRWEPMLEEAVDAFAHDWERRIDQAVSTILDLLRQALSYRVSRTVKSGKVIFQSGRDRVKAEITAEFEDGLRRMEVEAQEQIRAHFRHNVWNVPPDSILGQDLLSEDVGQALGLSRRQLAMVGMAAGAASGVTIDLATAGHSLGTGALLGAAAGGFLGMMGGKALAKFDIERAPNTYVYTIGPVSNPRFPFVLLDRIVLYSARAMNWAHGRQAADEEDPNKVPDREIRPRGFAEELSAQDQRELGRFFAAARRGKGAEHEAACRDIIKSILRGVSLNEIDSRIDL, from the coding sequence ATGGCGGCGAAGATTCCACGCCTGGCGATCATGGGACACCCGAACGCGGGCAAGTCCTCCGTGGTCGCGACTCTGACCGAGAACGATCGCGTTGCGATCGACAAGCGGGCCGGTACCACCACCAAGTCCGACTTCTATCCGGTGGTGATCGATGGGCGCACGGTCATCGAGTTCATCGACACACCCGGCTTCCAGAACCCCAATGCCATCCTGGAATGGTTCCAGGCCCATGATGACACCCCGGATCTGGCACACGCCTTCGTCAAGGCCCATCGCGACGATCCGCTCTATGCCCACGATGTGGCACTGATGGATCCGGTCGCCGAGGGCGCCGGCATCATCCTGGTGGTCGATGGCTCCAAGCGCATCAAGGAGAAGGATCGGGTCGAGATCGAGCTGCTACGACTCACGGCGCGTCCGCGCATGGCGATCCTCAACAATCTGAGCCGTCAGGACCGCTACATGGATCAGTGGCGCGATGCCCTGAGCAAGGCGTTCAACTCGGTGCGCGAGTTCAACGCCCATCGCGCGACCTACGATGAGCGCATCAAGCTCCTGAACGCGCTCAAGAGCATCGATCAGCGCTGGGAGCCGATGCTCGAAGAGGCTGTCGACGCCTTTGCCCACGACTGGGAACGGCGCATTGATCAGGCCGTGAGCACCATCCTCGACCTGCTCAGACAGGCGTTGAGCTACAGGGTGTCGCGCACGGTCAAGAGCGGCAAGGTCATCTTTCAGAGCGGGCGCGATCGCGTCAAGGCCGAGATCACGGCCGAGTTCGAGGATGGTCTGCGCCGGATGGAGGTGGAGGCGCAGGAGCAGATTCGCGCCCATTTCCGGCACAATGTCTGGAACGTCCCGCCCGATTCGATCCTGGGTCAGGATCTGCTCTCGGAGGATGTCGGTCAGGCACTCGGACTCTCGCGCCGTCAGCTGGCGATGGTCGGCATGGCGGCGGGTGCGGCCTCGGGTGTGACCATCGATTTGGCGACAGCCGGGCATTCGCTCGGCACCGGCGCCCTGCTCGGCGCGGCGGCCGGCGGCTTCCTGGGCATGATGGGCGGCAAGGCGCTGGCCAAATTCGATATCGAGCGCGCACCCAACACCTATGTCTACACCATCGGCCCGGTCTCCAATCCGCGCTTTCCCTTCGTGCTGCTCGACCGCATCGTGCTCTACAGTGCGCGCGCCATGAACTGGGCGCATGGCCGTCAGGCTGCCGACGAAGAGGATCCGAACAAGGTGCCCGACCGCGAGATCCGTCCGCGCGGGTTCGCCGAGGAGTTGAGCGCTCAGGATCAGCGTGAACTCGGGCGTTTCTTCGCGGCGGCCCGGCGCGGAAAGGGCGCCGAACACGAAGCCGCCTGTCGCGACATCATCAAAAGCATCCTGCGTGGCGTGTCGCTGAACGAGATCGACAGTCGTATCGACCTGTGA